In the genome of Paenibacillus pabuli, one region contains:
- a CDS encoding toxic anion resistance protein, with the protein MSFSMEIPSQKEIQKVIEEEVKPVPAEVAELQQVANANVEMIMTLDLESLEKRKEILQSIDGFGMNTMRSSSEKNALLQVSVGHLSKTGDEGGQVAKGLTELHMQLKDLDPSVVDFAKTGFLGKLFNPLRAYFLKYQKADAVIADIVTSLDKGRVTLKNDNTTLEIEQQNLRELTKRLQKEIQLGMLMDESIDAQIEAAKVRNEDPVKVRFITEEVLFPLRQRVMDLQQMLVVNQQGIMAIEVVIRNNKELIRGVDRAKNVTISALKIAVTVASALYNQKIVLQKIELLNQTTNDLIAGTSKMLKDQGIAIQKQAYEASISVDTMKQAFTDVLSALDSISVYKQEALPRMRETINQFRELADTGEQQIQRLEKGQKLGL; encoded by the coding sequence GAGATACCTAGCCAGAAAGAAATTCAGAAGGTGATTGAGGAAGAAGTAAAACCTGTACCTGCCGAGGTGGCGGAGCTGCAGCAAGTGGCGAATGCCAACGTGGAGATGATCATGACACTGGATCTCGAATCGCTCGAGAAACGCAAGGAGATCTTGCAATCTATTGATGGCTTTGGCATGAATACGATGAGGTCCTCTTCCGAGAAAAACGCGCTGCTTCAAGTCTCCGTTGGACATCTGTCCAAGACGGGAGACGAGGGCGGTCAGGTCGCCAAAGGCTTGACCGAGCTGCATATGCAGTTGAAGGATCTCGACCCGAGTGTCGTCGATTTTGCCAAAACCGGATTCCTCGGCAAACTGTTCAATCCGCTGCGGGCCTATTTTCTCAAATACCAGAAGGCGGACGCGGTCATTGCCGACATTGTGACCTCTCTGGATAAAGGCAGAGTGACCTTGAAGAACGACAACACCACACTGGAGATTGAACAGCAGAACTTGAGGGAACTTACCAAACGACTGCAAAAGGAAATTCAGCTTGGGATGCTGATGGATGAGTCGATTGATGCACAGATCGAAGCCGCCAAAGTCCGAAATGAGGACCCGGTGAAGGTTCGTTTTATCACGGAAGAGGTGCTGTTCCCGCTGCGTCAGCGGGTCATGGATTTGCAGCAAATGCTGGTGGTGAACCAGCAGGGCATCATGGCAATTGAAGTCGTCATCCGTAACAACAAAGAATTGATCCGCGGCGTGGATCGGGCCAAAAATGTAACGATCTCGGCATTGAAAATTGCCGTCACCGTTGCGAGTGCGCTTTATAATCAGAAGATTGTATTGCAGAAAATTGAACTGCTTAACCAGACGACCAACGACCTGATCGCAGGTACATCCAAAATGCTGAAGGATCAAGGCATTGCCATCCAGAAGCAGGCTTATGAGGCCAGCATTTCGGTCGATACGATGAAGCAGGCGTTCACGGATGTACTTTCTGCGCTCGACTCCATTAGTGTTTATAAGCAGGAGGCACTGCCGCGGATGCGAGAGACCATTAATCAGTTCCGCGAACTGGCAGATACCGGGGAGCAGCAGATTCAGCGGTTGGAGAAAGGTCAGAAGCTGGGGCTGTAG